A stretch of DNA from Augochlora pura isolate Apur16 chromosome 8, APUR_v2.2.1, whole genome shotgun sequence:
CTGCTTCAAATGGAATAACCAGGGAatgacagaattattttaaataaaatcgcggTAGTagttcttatttatattttacgtgaTACATTGAGTATAAAAAGGATATTGCCTTACACATTTGTTAGGATAAATTGTCTTAGGTTTGGATATAAAATCATGTCACATGTGAGTCACGTAAGTATCTTTCTATGACTTATAAGagtagaagaatttaatacataTGAAATCACAGGATCAGAGATATGAACAAATAGTTCACAAGCTGTTAAAAATACCCATAATGCCTAGTAATAAGTTAATACATCGTCAAGTTGATCGCACTCACAATGCTGTTACAGAAATTTTAGGAGAAATTGGTACCACAGACAGGGCCATTGGAGTatgttttaaagaattgtGTTATGCACATGCAGTGTATtacaaaacatttattataatgtattaatctTCTGCAGGATGTTACAGCTGAAATTATGATAACAACATTAGGGAAAATACCAAATGAAATGTATTACATAGAAGACACAAATCCTCCAAAATTGGCAGCACTTGAGAACATTCAAGAGGATAGTCCTTACCCATCCAATGGCATTGTATCATCTACAGAAATGTACAAAGGAGGCACAGAACCTGGTTATTCACCAGTTTTAGTGGCACTACTGTGTACACTCGTGGTTATACTATTCATGTGTTGTATTACAGCATGCTTAGTAGCTAGGTCGAAGAGAAGAACCAGTTTCTTTAGCAAAGGATGCGACCCAGGGTGCACCGGTATGAGCCAACCGCTATTGGACAAGATATCAGAGTGCTCTAACAAGACAAGCAGCGGTACTCAGAGAAATTAAGCAATATTGGCGTAGACTTTGCGAATTGATCTATAGAATAGGGCAAAGCAGATGCCAAAGAAGAGGCAACGCAAATGGCTTATGTAAATTgcacataaatatattacacatGCACTGACATGCAACAACCTTCAAAATCCGAGCGATTTGCGTATTTGGGTTCTAATCACATCTGGAACGGAATCTTTCGCGGGACTGCAAACAGTTTCCAAATAAGGTAAACAGTGCGAACAAAATGAGTCGCAGAATAGGCTCCAAATGGTCACATGTAACAACGAAATTCGAAATgcgacataaccttaaaagaTGAGAACTTACCCGGTTTCACCGGAGTCGCCGTCGTAGAGGCCGTGGCACCAAAACTGAACGCTGGAGCCGGCGTCGAGGTAGTCACTCCGAATCCCGTACCGAATGACATTTCTTGGTCCAGATGATAATCAACGCACGAGGAAAACACGCTttacccgcgcgcgcgccttacAATTTCGTATAAACGACAGTGTAACGAATATGGCGGGC
This window harbors:
- the LOC144474445 gene encoding uncharacterized protein LOC144474445, whose translation is MSHNLIHMKSQDQRYEQIVHKLLKIPIMPSNKLIHRQVDRTHNAVTEILGEIGTTDRAIGDVTAEIMITTLGKIPNEMYYIEDTNPPKLAALENIQEDSPYPSNGIVSSTEMYKGGTEPGYSPVLVALLCTLVVILFMCCITACLVARSKRRTSFFSKGCDPGCTGMSQPLLDKISECSNKTSSGTQRN